The Siniperca chuatsi isolate FFG_IHB_CAS linkage group LG17, ASM2008510v1, whole genome shotgun sequence genomic sequence CCTTCATCGTATCCCAATTGCACGGAACGAGCACTCCAATGGGCAGAATCACTGTGGTCGCAATAGGGACCAGTTACACAATCTCTCAACACCTCCATAACCCACTTCAAAGAAGTGTTCGGCATTCCAGCAGGTGATTCGTCGGCGGGTGAGCAACTATATCAGTTAAAACAAGGTTCAAAATCCATAAATGACTATGCATTCAAGTTCCGGACTCTCGCAGCTGCTAGTGGATGGAATGAACAAGCTCTCATAACCACTTATCGCCAGGGGTTGGATCCCAGGGTGCGGTTGCATGTCACTGCATACAAGGAAATCATCGGCCTCGAATGATGCATCCAGCGCTCCATCCAAGTTGCCACTTGTATGCAGTTGTGTCTAGAAGAACACCAGGGCCAGTCACCAGTCTCACCATCCCTCCGCCAGCCAGAGCCCAtcagccctccagaaccagagTCCGAACCTATGCAACTGGAAAATAACCGCCTGACACCGGCTGAGTGGCAGAGGCGGCTCAGGCTCCATGAATAAAATGAAGCCACTCTCGACCATTGTAAAACTTACTGTGCTCATCTCCATTCCAGCCCATGCTCTCCTCGACTCCAGGTCAGCTGGCAACTTCATCTCGGGTGCCCTCTGCCGCCAGCTCAAGCTCCAGACCACAACTACACCGTCCATCTACAAGATTCATTCCGTGACTGGTCAACCCCTCAGCCGTAACCATGTCCAGTTGAGTGCTGGTCCAGTCACACTTCAGGTTGGGCTATTACATGAGGAACAGCAACATCTATTAGTTCTGGAGGATTCTACCTTACCTGTTATTTTAGGGTGCCCATGGTTGGAGCAGCACAATCCCATCATTTCCTGGACCACCGGCAAAATCCTGAAGATTGACACCTGTTTCCCAGACTGTTTCCTGCACCGACCTCAACCTCACGCTCCTTGCTCCGAGATGCTCCCTGTGTATTCCACCTCCATCGAGAGCCCGGTggagaaacagtctgtggacGTCCCATCATGTTACGCCTCTTCAGTGATGTTTTATGCCCTTAGAAAGTCTCAAAGCTGCCTCCACACCGGCCATGGGCCTGCGCTATCGATCTACTTCCCGGTGAGCCAGTGCCCCGCGGGAAGATATACCCATTATCCATCCCTGAGCAGAAGGCTATGGAGGAATATATCAGTGAAGCATTACACCAAGGCTATATCCGTCCCTCCACTTCCCCTGCTGCTTCCAGTTTCTTCTTTGTGGCCAAAAAGGACGGAGGATTGCGACCTTTCAACTACTGGGGCCTCAACAAAATCACTGTTAAGTTCCGTTATCCACTTGCCCTCATCCCAGCGGCTCTGGAACATCTTCCACTGTCACTGCCACTGTCTTCAAGTGGGACCTCTGCAGCGCTTACAACCTCATTCGAATACGTGAGGGGGACGAGTGGAAAACAGCCTTCGTACCTCCCACAGGACACTATGAATATTGTGTTATGCCTTATGGCCTGGTCAACGCCCCCTCCGTATTCCAGGACTTCATCCATGAGGAGCTCTGGGAGTTCCTCCACAAGTTTGTCCTGGTCTACATCGACGACATCCTGATCTACTCCTGGAGCATGGCCCGAACATCGCCACCACGTTGCGAAGGTCCTGAAACGCCTGAGAGAGTTCCAGCGCTTCCTAAAATCTAAGAAGTGTTCCTTCCACCAACCCTCAGTGCAGTTTCTGGACTacaacatcagcagcagtggcatccagataGATGAGGGGAAGGTCGACGCCATAAAGACCTGGCCCACTCCATCGACCATCAAAGATTTCTTGGATTTGCCAACTTCTACAGATGATTCATCCAGGGTTACAGCTCTATTGTCTATCCACTTACCAACCTACTCCGTaataagcccaagtctctgtcctgatTAGCAGCTGCGAATGAAGAAGGAACCCTCCATCATCAACGGATGCGTAagataaaggacagtatctgtGAACATTCCACATCCTAATAATAATCCATTACCTCACCTCATACCTGCAATCTGACACTGCTGATGTCTCAATAAATCAACATCTGTTACCATagcggtgtctcctgcctctctgtccataACAAggtgtctgtatagagttgtgtaattatttattaaccatactatttcattagcaggagttatttttgttacaactagttattcttgacatttAACACTTTTTAAACCAtcaatatgatatatatatatatatatatatatatatatatatatatatatatatatatatatatatatatatatatatatatatatatatatatatatatatatatatatatatatatatatatatatatatatatatatatatatgaatatttcaatgtattgcagatgaagaatgttccatatttttttttcttgcaacaaataataatataacttaagcagtgaccagcagaagtggtactaaatgaagagccacTGAACGAGTCCGCTCTCGGAAAAgaacggagccataagatccggtTCCCTTCAGTGAGCCGTAATACCCATCACTACTACCggtattaacttgtgtaaacacagggaACTACTTAGTGGACAAACTTGAATAATTACCAGTGAAATAACTTGAAGCACCGAAAGTCAAAAGAGGCTGTTATTAACTATTATTAGGAATCATTAATCATCTGAAGCAATTTAGCTATTATACCTACTTTGACGGGAGATCCTAACTTACATTTCTTAATTGTTCTTattaagctaaagcatcaaCTCCCATACCGGGAAAgctgttgtttcacctgagCACGACAGGCGTTAacctggagaggagaggagaggagaagcagagcCATTGCTCTAGGGCACATGGCGGGCGATCGGCCCCAGTAACCATCTGGATTAGCTGATGGGTTCTCAGTCCTGGGTGCTCTCGGAACTCCATGTTTCTGGACGTGCTGTCTGTCCTGCGGTGTGACTTCGGCTTGAGTCAGATCTCTCCTTCCATAGTCAGACTGATGACGTTCAGTTGTGATGGCAATGCGGTGTGAGCATCTGCCAGATGTTTACTGAGTTTAAAGTTCATTACGGTCCTTGTTAGGACTtagctgctgcagcagagtggAGCAGGCTTTCTTGCTTCTGCCAGCAGTAATTTAGGAGCGCTAAGAGTTTCTTTCTTTAGGAGTTAAGTCTTTGAGTCCAGGGTTTCTTGTTTTCTAACCTTAGACCCCAGAACTCAAAATgcttcctcttgtttttttaatcttctgtAAAAAGGGGCGGGGGTGTTGTTCACGGCATGAAACTTACTCCACTCCCACTAGTTCTATTTTATCCAAATTGTTTACTTGTtctaattgatttaaaaaaaactaataaagtTTTAGGCCTATGTTAAAGCTTGGTCTCATCAGTTGCTGGAAGGTACCACACACTTATAAGTGGAGAATATCCCATTTTATTCATAAGTAATTAACAGACAGTGTTgattaaatgtcatacatggtaATATATGTTACAACAGCTGCTGTTATGACAACACACCATATATAGTCTATACATAGAtatatctgtaacagtaaatgaaatggTAAATTAAAATCACACAAGTTAAATGTCCATATAATTCAGCAATCTTTGAATCTCAGGAATGtcttttgtctgcctgcctgtctttccCAACAGAGGGATGAgcaggggacacacacacacacacacacacacacacacacgtgctctGAGGGCCTGTGGGATTCAGCATTTCACTTACATAGTCTTTTATTACCAGTcatgataaattaatttttGTGTGGATGCATAttcatgtttcctgtttcattagctattcaaCACAACATTAAGTAACCGTAAgcatgtttaattgattaatattaatgGTAAGAAAACAAGAACTCAGTTCAAAATATTCCttgaaatatgtcattagagttGAAATCAAAGACTTACACTAATGAAACTGTATCCCTAATTATGACACATCACGGGAAAATTTGGTCAATACAGAACATGGTGAGCATATTTTGTACAAATATCACATTAATGTCTTCACATAAGGAACAGTTCTTGTTAACAGAGTCTCTACTGTTCTTTATCAAAATTGGCATGGTGAAataaacttcttcttcttcttcttcttctattcttcctataaaattaattaaacataacattttggTTATTACATTTGATTCTGCATAGCAAAGTCATTTCCCTGCTCTCTTAAGTCTTAAAGTTTTACAAATTCTAATTCTTTTTATCAATAAGGATACAAAGTGTTCATCCGAATTGGCGTTGATCACGCTACAATTTTCAGTAGCGAGCTATTTTTTCCACAGCAATGCAGCTCGACCAAATACTATATCGctatattttaatttctcttgaagaaaaaaaagatcagaCATTATTGTGCTGCATCCTGCAGTCTGTTCTCCACCAGATTCTTCACCGTTACCTTCCCGGCTTCTGACTCTAAAGAGAATAAAGCAGATCATCGGTTTGACAGTACAGCAGAGAAAGAGCGGGAGCGGCAGCTGCCAGATCACACCTGGCTCTAGAGAGCTGGTCAGCGGGGTGGGAGCTGGTCTGGTGCCTGTCCCTGGTACTCTCTTTGCTCCATTCTGTTGACGTCCTACTCTGGGTGAGTCGCTTCCATTAATTTAATGATACTGATGTTGACAAGCCATCAAAAGTAAATGTCCTGGAATCTGAAGTGGTGTCGCCTTTTCAATTGTGTATATCCAAAACTTGCtggtttgtaaaacacagtggaaacGCAAGGCAGACCCTAGAACAAAGACTTTACGGTTTCTTATAAGTTCAGGTTGTTCTCGTGGTGGAATTGACCTAGAATAGCTGCCTTACTGTAATGTCCACACAGTCATAGTGTTATCAAAGACAATGTATAAATTTTAATCAGAGCTGAGGATGAATCCATGATGTCCAGAGATCGCTGTCTCTTACATTGATGACTGATTGATCATGAAAGCAGTCATGTTGTTGAAGTAAACCTGCCAGTGAGCAGGTTCACAGAGTCAGTTAAGAGTTTTCACCAAACCCGCCTTCTGAAACAGGGATGAAAGTATATAGAAGTTGTTATTTATTACTTCAgggttgttgtttgttggtcCACATTTGACCAGCAGGATTCTGCGTGACACCCCATCCAAAtggttttaatttgtcatttaccCATCTACATGATTACAACATGTCTGCGACAAAGTTCTGCGTGGGTTCAGTTCATGAAGCATTCGCGTTACTGTCTACTGCCTGCTTTAAAGTCAGCCAGTTCTGTATTCAAACATCTGTCCACGCCGTGTTCTGATAGCCTGATGTTAAAGAGTAGGCTAGCcgctctgtctcctcagtcctAATGCTTTCAAGCGTGCTTCCGAGTCCCACgggacattttaatgtcatgataTGTTGAAAGCATATCAAGAATTAGGTTACATCATATGTCCTTTGCTAAAGTATTCTCTTATGATTTCAATCTCTTCTTCCAACCTTTTAAACTCAATTTAAGATTTGTGCAAAGACACTGTTGAGAGTAGAAGGCTAGgctacacaaacaggaaataatatTGAACTGTCGCCAGGGACTTCTGTTCTGActtctgtccaatcacaaacaagtGTTGTCTCTCCTTTTCCgtaatctgaaatgttgttgtgttttgtgaaatgttgttgtgttttgtgaaatgtcattgtgttttgaCAATCAGGGCCACCGTACCCATCTGATATACATGGCGACCAAATATAGCTAGCTGAAAGCCAGAAAGGTTACATGGTGGGCAATGAATAGTGcatgacacaaaaaaacatggccTAACCTAGCCATccacacaaaatataaacattgatgcaaacattacaaatgaccttttaattacatcagaTAAttgacttgtctctgtacttgtcttgttagatcttaagGCTGCGTTCAACAcaattgaccatcacatcctattacagagattggaacattcaattggcattaaaggaaccacactaagctggtttaaatcctttCTATCaaatcgatctcagtttgtacatgttaacggtgagttctccgtgcatgccaaagttaatcacggagttccacaaggttctttgcttggaccgattctattcaacttatatatgcttcctttaggcaatattattaggaaacactccataaactttcattgttatgtggataatacccaattatatctatcaatcaagccagaagaaactaaccagttagctaaacttcaagcatgccttaggacaaaaaaacctggatgaccagATAACCtggcaattttctgatgttaaactctgacaaaactgaagttattgtacttggccccaaacacctcagagacaaattatctaaagatctAGTTGTTCTAGATGGCATtaccctggtctccagcaccaccctaaggaacctctgagttatctttgatcaggatttatccattaactcccacatgaaacttcaaggactgccttctttcacctatgtaacattgcaaaaatcaggcacatcctggcTCAAaaagatgccaaaaaactagtccatgcatttgttacttctaggctggactattgcaattccttattatcaggctgcccaaataagtcccttaagagtctccagttgatccagaatgctgcgacACGTGTACtcacaagaactaggaaaatagatcatatttttccaatattagcttctctgcactggatccctgtaaaatccagaatagaatttaaaatccttctcctcacctacaaagctcttaacggtcaggcaccattgtatcttaaagagctcataatatcttactacccaactagaacactgtactcccagaatgcaaggatacttgtggttcctagagtctccaaaagtagaatgggagccagagccttcagttatcaagctcctctcctgtagaATCACATCCCAGTTTGGgatcgggaggcagacaccatctccacatttaagagtaggcttaagactttcctctttgataaagcttatagttagggctggcatgggtgagtcctgaaccatcccttagttatgctgctataggcctagactgccgggagacttcccatgatgtacctctttcctctctccttctctccctctccgtctgtatgcatttttatcctatgaatgcatgttactaacttctctctcccgtagttttgtgttttctcatttctctcctctctccttctgtcgctttcaggaggtatttctgcctccggagctgcagagactggatctgtggttgtgggccacctgctgcccccgtgttcctgctcgacaactgctactacagttgttgttattggctctgttactatgtttgtcattattattcctatgactgtcattcctattattattaatttattaatattaccactaccattacattattactattttaaaattctaggtggtatttgcattgtgcttccctctcccccaccccccttctctctctctcaaaacctctctctgtctctctaaacctctctctcaaaacctctttctctgtctctctctctctctccgtgtttctgcctcttaaaggaagtttttcgttgccactgtcgccaagtgcttgctcatggtgggacttgttgggtctctgtaaataatattataaagagtacagtctggacctgctctataggaaaagtgcaatgagataacttctgttatgaatataaataaaactgaattgaattaaacattCTTATAAAAAACTGTACTTACAGACAATGCTTCTATAAGTGATTCCAAAATATGATGGATGTAGATGCTTTGACTGATGCTTTGAAGTCTGCCACTTAAATACTTCCAGGTCATTTCACTATGGCGGCGTTTCAATAGTCTTTCAACGTGCCCTTGTTGACTTCTCACCGGAATCCACACCGCAATCATAAGTTTCGTTCCAGAAATTGGTTAGATCGACCCTTGAGGGCTGAGGGAGCGAGTCAGCAATGATGGTCACTCCAGAGgtgtatatttcccaaaatgcattgcagttatgcaagaaaatacatccatggtggCAGTAATGTAAACATAAAACTCCTGTTGCCTAGTTAGCAGATAGTTTCTTAACAAAATCTCATTGATAgcttttattttactgaaaaatgtcataaccaattgcagttaatatttacttggaTTGTTGTTCTATTTAGCCTGTGTGATTTCCTTATTTCCAACATTATCTGTAAACGCCTGTGAAAATTGCTATATTGCAAGATATCATAAACCCATAGCATTAATAGTTATGATAATCATGATACAGATCACAAACAAATTTCTAAACCAGAAACTCATGCAGCTAATTACAAAGTGCCTTCATATTGCAATGATTTGCAGAAGACGCCTTCAACTCATTGAAATGAGTCGGCActgtatttctgatgatttgtaaaaaaCAGTATAGCCCTAAGCCTACAACTGGCGGTCGATCCATTATAGTTTGGATTGAAAGTGTACAAGGGCAGGTGAGTTCCATTTAAATCCTCTCCCGCACACTTTCCCACTGCTCTCCAAGTGGCCTTTGTGCGACATATGCTGTTATGtaataccaagggctgagggGAAGTGGAACTTCTAATGAAACACAGCCTATTTGACCGCAATCCAGGAGtgcaaggaaaacaaaatggccTCCTACAAGGTTCAAAGGGCAAGCAATGAGGGACACGTAGTGGCTGCAGAATGAACTGAaagttgaatttttttctcAGGTCATAGGCATAACAGTGGAATCTAAGGATGTCTGTGATCCTGATACATCCTTTCTTCCTCTACcaacacattttaacaaaattacTTTCATGTAATTACTGTCTCAATCCTGGATAAAGAGCCTCCCTACCACAAATATTTGAAAACTAGGACTGTTAATGCTGATTTTTATGGGTGTCAGGTCACTTTGTATAGAAACCATTTGAACACCATATGAAAAAATGGCTGCAATGTAAATACAGTGAGGACCTTCTGATAAAAAGGTCTCTCTGTAAATCatagtatattttgttttacaaaatccAAAGTGAAGCCAAATAAacgaaagcagagagagaaatgtaaaGGTATATTTCTACACAAAGGTTTAATAAGtgacaaaaagcaaagataGATCTGcagaaacaagaaaataattctTTTACTCTGAGCAGCAGACAGTCATTGGACTCAGATGAACCTCTGGGTGTCAAAGTAGAGAAGATATACTGTGACTGAGGAAGTGGACCACAGTGCCAGCCGTCACATAACTCACCTAAAGACTCAAAATACTGTGTGAGAGCACTTTCTAACCCCCAGACAGAAGACATCTAATTGCTAATCTATAATCCTTTTAATACGCTTTTGCCTTTTTCCGATTGATCCTTTTCCAACCGGAACAGCAGCACTGGGGGCTACATTAATCCTGTTATTGAAAGCCTGGAGTGTGGCTCTAGAAATCCAAGTAACTCTTTTACCCTTGTCACCCACACTCCCCACCCATCTGATCCCCTGTTATTGTCTGTAATTGATAACtccataaaaatgaaacaaaaggaaCATAAGACAACAAGGGCTTTGTTCAGCGGCAGAAGGGAGGTATTTTCTCTGCATTGTATCTGTTGACAAAACTTTCCTTTTCTTGGAGCAATATGTATTGCAGTCTGTAAATTCAAACACTTCACCATCCATATCATTCAACTGCATGTAAAGTGACTCTTTGGTTAAATGTGATAAGGGACTGTACAAAAAATATCTGGGTGGTACGGGGCGATGAAACTCCTTCCAgtatcttaaaataaaataacaataaataattgtttCAACTCGCATTCACCATTAATAACTAAAAGAGGCAAAGCATAAAGTATTTAATATGGTGTACtcttatttaaatattaatatcttAATGGAACAATACTTTTCACAATAGCCATTAATGCACATATTAGAAGGAGAATTAGCAATTGCCAAATTTATGGCAAACATAAAATATGGCGAATATTCTACTGAATGGATGAACCAGGTACAGACAGCAGgtgtacattgtattttatttttgtatttttatattactattattgcCACAACCCCagattacaaataataaaaataaatatcaatttgATCTGGTGATGTTACAGtcgtatatttatatatatatatatgaaatcaGATGCCTGACTGTCATAATAAAATGTGATTCCTGAGGTACATGGCCATGTGCATTGGAGACGTTTCCTCCAGACAGCTGAGAACAAGGAAATATCACACAGCCATGATCAATAAAATTTCAAATTGAAAAATTAAGTAACAGGTTTGACTTGGCCTTTAATTAAACAACAGAACACTTCGACTTGCACGGACAGTACCCACAGAGGAAGCCATCTCAGGCTAAAACTTACCACAGCTGATACATCTGCAGCGGGCCTGTTCCTGGACCCTTGGTGGTAAGTTTCCCCTCTATTACCGGATTGGAATTGTGCCGTTTCACCGCTGTGGAGTGACTAAGTTTTCTCAGTGCTCCACTGATGTCCTTACTGCTGCCGACAGTTCCACACAGCTCTTTGTCTGTCCTCTTGTGGCTATTTGCTGGCTGtggtttttctctcttttacagTTCCACTGATGGCCCCATCTGCGGAGGTTGCAGAGCTG encodes the following:
- the LOC122864353 gene encoding uncharacterized protein LOC122864353, with amino-acid sequence MNKMKPLSTIVKLTVLISIPAHALLDSRSAGNFISGALCRQLKLQTTTTPSIYKIHSVTGQPLSRNHVQLSAGPVTLQVGLLHEEQQHLLVLEDSTLPVILGCPWLEQHNPIISWTTGKILKIDTCFPDCFLHRPQPHAPCSEMLPVYSTSIESPVEKQSVDVPSCYASSVMFYALRKSQSCLHTGHGPALSIYFPVSQCPAGRYTHYPSLSRRLWRNISVKHYTKAISVPPLPLLLPVSSLWPKRTEDCDLSTTGASTKSLLSSVIHLPSSQRLWNIFHCHCHCLQVGPLQRLQPHSNT